The following coding sequences lie in one Myxococcus xanthus genomic window:
- a CDS encoding TraR/DksA family transcriptional regulator, translating to MATRRNQDLIRIRELLQRRRREILSANEGAHRELTALKNQERDPEYEENAQSELADYTLSSLMESQRREIMLIDAALRRMEMGVFGECVDCGFEIPIERLEALPFAIRCEEDASIHELETRGGPMASPSL from the coding sequence ATGGCGACCCGCCGAAATCAGGACCTGATCCGGATCCGCGAACTCCTGCAGCGCCGCCGCCGGGAGATTCTCAGCGCCAACGAGGGTGCGCACCGCGAGCTCACCGCCCTGAAGAACCAGGAGCGGGACCCCGAATACGAAGAGAACGCCCAGTCCGAGCTGGCCGACTACACCCTTTCCAGTCTGATGGAATCGCAGCGGCGCGAAATCATGCTCATCGACGCGGCGCTGCGCCGCATGGAGATGGGCGTGTTCGGCGAGTGCGTGGACTGCGGCTTCGAGATTCCCATCGAACGCCTGGAGGCCCTGCCCTTCGCCATCCGCTGCGAGGAGGACGCCAGCATCCACGAACTCGAGACGCGCGGCGGCCCCATGGCCAGCCCGTCTCTCTGA
- the trmFO gene encoding methylenetetrahydrofolate--tRNA-(uracil(54)-C(5))-methyltransferase (FADH(2)-oxidizing) TrmFO: MADQKQRVTVIGGGLAGTECAYQLARRGVPVVLREMKPQKRSPAHKSDTLAELVCSNSLRSDNPESAIGLLHAELRALGSLVLGAADANRVPAGDALAVERERFSATITESLLRQPGVEMVAGEVEHLPEDGPVVIATGPLTSDALTRELERHVGAKLYFYDSIAPILSADSIDMNVAFRQSRYGKGGGDDYLNLPMTKDEYYRFIAEVKAGQKVVPHAFEEPKYFEGCLPIEVMAERGDDTLAYGPMKPVGLRDPRTGQDPHAVVQLRMEDVGGTSWNMVGFQTRLTWGEQKRIFSNFIPGLQQAEFLRMGQIHRNTFIDSPRLLAKDLSLKTEPRLYFAGQISGVEGYVESAACGYLVALALHARLTGTEFVPPPATTAMGALLRHVTGEAHPPDYPHQPTNIIFGIFPPLTGRMKKAEKRAAYSARAKQDLAAWLPHAGVPAAGAPEHVDQRSA; the protein is encoded by the coding sequence ATGGCGGATCAGAAGCAGCGGGTGACGGTGATTGGCGGCGGCCTGGCGGGGACGGAGTGTGCCTACCAGCTCGCCCGCCGCGGGGTGCCGGTGGTGCTGCGGGAGATGAAGCCCCAGAAGCGCTCGCCCGCGCACAAGTCGGACACGCTGGCGGAGCTGGTGTGCAGCAACTCGCTGCGCTCGGACAACCCGGAGAGCGCCATTGGCCTGCTACACGCGGAGCTGCGCGCGCTGGGCTCGCTGGTGCTGGGCGCGGCGGACGCGAACCGGGTGCCCGCGGGTGACGCGCTGGCGGTGGAGCGTGAGCGCTTCTCCGCCACGATTACGGAGTCCCTGCTGCGCCAGCCCGGCGTGGAGATGGTGGCCGGCGAGGTGGAGCACCTGCCCGAGGACGGCCCGGTGGTGATTGCCACGGGACCGCTCACGTCGGACGCGCTCACGCGGGAGCTGGAGCGCCACGTGGGCGCCAAGCTCTACTTCTATGACTCCATCGCGCCCATCCTGTCGGCGGACTCCATCGACATGAACGTGGCGTTCCGCCAGAGCCGCTACGGCAAGGGCGGCGGGGACGACTACCTCAACCTGCCGATGACGAAGGACGAGTACTACCGCTTCATCGCCGAGGTGAAGGCGGGTCAGAAGGTGGTGCCCCACGCTTTCGAGGAACCCAAGTACTTCGAAGGGTGTCTGCCCATTGAAGTGATGGCCGAGCGTGGCGACGACACCCTGGCCTACGGGCCCATGAAGCCGGTGGGCCTGAGGGACCCGCGCACGGGCCAGGATCCCCACGCGGTGGTTCAGCTGCGCATGGAGGACGTGGGCGGCACGTCCTGGAACATGGTGGGCTTCCAGACGCGGCTGACCTGGGGTGAACAGAAGCGCATCTTCAGCAACTTCATCCCCGGACTTCAGCAAGCGGAGTTCCTCCGGATGGGGCAGATCCACCGGAACACCTTCATCGACTCGCCCCGGCTGCTGGCGAAGGACTTGTCGCTGAAGACGGAGCCCCGGCTCTACTTCGCCGGGCAGATCTCCGGCGTGGAGGGCTACGTGGAGAGCGCGGCATGTGGATACCTGGTGGCGTTGGCGCTGCACGCCCGGCTGACGGGGACGGAGTTCGTTCCGCCGCCGGCCACCACGGCGATGGGCGCGCTGCTGCGGCACGTGACGGGCGAGGCGCATCCGCCGGACTACCCGCACCAGCCCACCAACATCATCTTCGGCATCTTTCCGCCGCTGACCGGGCGGATGAAGAAGGCGGAGAAGCGCGCGGCGTATTCGGCGCGAGCGAAGCAGGACCTGGCGGCATGGCTGCCGCATGCGGGCGTCCCGGCGGCGGGCGCCCCCGAGCACGTGGATCAGAGGAGCGCATGA
- a CDS encoding PD40 domain-containing protein → MMRMRQGRLWTAGLMASLVMAGTGCKQGENGGSEAPGVRRTKAAATAEKSPPPGAPGAGQGTLLASGRVTDLRVTPDGRFATYIVNGQKPRMDGIPPQMVLGELYVVPVEGGEPRKLGEGVTNVPGGQLVAPGSKHVLFLSGYSPATQSGSLTVASLDDAKAAPVMLGTAVSYMLPSPDGTKLAYVDGGKLKLGALPSGPFTDVAAEVSTAQFTPDGKTLLFKRRLSAAGGLAAISVEKPDAPPVKVGDQVGDYEVSPDGQRVAFQVRSESVRGLYDLYLAELPELKAKRLAVASGVFAFSPDGKWLARTENGKPNVPGDLHLGPATGGAGRKLGVQVEKLVFSPDSQAVGFLEKYDSTANAGLMSVAALPDGTTKQVGGRVPNFVWGSDGRYVAFLSRILKPAYSVDLMLYTLGEERAAKVQQGVFGYGFTPGNGQVVFRSNCIRNGRSCDFMAMDLPRQADPRTWLQGIFSYKLSEDGQRVLVTYARMDSDTYDVAVYDVKTQARKTLDQGVQVPVSFGGKNDSLAVYAITQGPKAGIYSVPATP, encoded by the coding sequence ATGATGCGGATGCGGCAGGGGCGGCTGTGGACCGCGGGCCTGATGGCCTCGCTGGTGATGGCGGGCACGGGCTGCAAGCAGGGGGAGAATGGCGGCTCGGAGGCCCCGGGCGTGCGGCGAACCAAGGCCGCCGCGACGGCGGAGAAGTCGCCACCGCCCGGTGCCCCTGGCGCGGGGCAGGGCACGCTGCTGGCCTCGGGGCGCGTGACGGACCTGCGGGTGACGCCGGACGGCCGCTTCGCCACGTACATCGTCAACGGGCAGAAGCCCCGGATGGATGGCATCCCGCCGCAGATGGTGCTGGGCGAGCTGTACGTGGTTCCGGTGGAGGGCGGCGAACCGCGCAAGCTGGGCGAGGGCGTGACGAACGTCCCGGGCGGCCAGCTGGTGGCGCCAGGCTCGAAGCACGTCCTCTTCCTCTCCGGCTACAGCCCGGCGACGCAGTCGGGCTCGCTGACCGTGGCGTCGTTGGATGACGCGAAGGCGGCGCCTGTCATGCTGGGCACGGCGGTCAGCTACATGCTGCCCAGCCCGGATGGGACGAAGCTGGCCTACGTGGACGGCGGCAAGCTGAAGCTGGGGGCGCTGCCGTCGGGGCCCTTCACGGACGTGGCGGCGGAGGTCAGCACGGCCCAGTTCACGCCGGACGGCAAGACGCTGCTCTTCAAGCGCCGGCTGTCCGCGGCGGGGGGCCTTGCGGCCATCTCCGTGGAGAAGCCAGACGCGCCGCCCGTCAAGGTGGGGGACCAGGTGGGGGACTACGAAGTCTCCCCGGATGGTCAGCGCGTGGCCTTCCAGGTGCGCAGCGAGTCGGTGCGGGGGCTGTATGACTTGTACCTGGCGGAGCTGCCGGAGCTGAAGGCGAAGCGGCTGGCGGTGGCCTCGGGGGTGTTTGCCTTTTCGCCCGACGGCAAGTGGCTGGCGCGCACGGAGAATGGCAAGCCGAACGTGCCCGGGGACTTGCACCTGGGCCCGGCGACGGGGGGCGCGGGGCGCAAGCTGGGCGTGCAGGTGGAGAAGCTGGTCTTCTCGCCGGACTCGCAGGCGGTGGGCTTCCTGGAGAAGTATGACTCGACGGCGAACGCGGGGCTGATGTCGGTGGCCGCGCTGCCGGACGGCACGACGAAGCAGGTGGGCGGCCGCGTGCCCAACTTCGTCTGGGGCTCGGACGGGCGCTATGTGGCGTTCCTCTCGCGCATCCTCAAGCCCGCGTACTCGGTGGACCTGATGCTGTACACCCTGGGTGAGGAGCGGGCGGCGAAGGTGCAGCAGGGCGTCTTCGGCTATGGCTTCACGCCGGGCAACGGGCAGGTGGTGTTCCGCTCCAACTGCATCCGCAACGGGCGCTCGTGTGACTTCATGGCCATGGACCTGCCCCGGCAGGCGGACCCCCGCACGTGGCTGCAGGGCATCTTCAGCTACAAGCTGTCCGAGGACGGCCAGCGGGTGCTCGTCACCTATGCCCGCATGGACTCGGACACCTATGACGTGGCGGTGTACGACGTGAAGACGCAGGCGCGGAAGACGCTGGACCAGGGCGTCCAGGTGCCGGTGTCCTTCGGGGGCAAGAATGACTCGCTTGCCGTGTACGCCATTACGCAGGGGCCCAAGGCCGGCATCTACAGCGTCCCCGCGACGCCGTAG
- a CDS encoding kinesin translates to MASLIYRRYGGSLQVDIPSFDVLVEAIRIPETQWIATACPLEGLSCDPRLLTLMDADGNGRIRVAEVRTAVDWAAKQLKDRRGADASSDVLELDALSEEAKPLRGAAEMILRTLKATDAGRISLAQVRESEKALREAGQNGDGIVAPEHLPEHLRPLAQELMASFPALTNRAGKVGVDATLVARFREERAKLREHREKQGAAFVWGDVSLDTAKRVRDVAPLLDAYFVQCRLVAAQPEAAASLRLRAERVEGALGDVAALGKAAGDLPIAPPDASGVLEWARLLRGPAYEVLDAFRTDVATPMTGDSQRLSDSAWRELAAKADGVLAWQAQLEANPVRKLMDTLPSVSDADLGALDAASAADLALKPTLDAVNELERLVLYQRWLLLFANNFISMPSLYMPKRLALVEKGTLILGGRKYTLSVLVTNRAAHSALTALGTTCILYVQVAPKDGTPGYEVAVPVTSGRSTELAVGKRGVFYDVDGVESDAIVTQVVRQPVSLWEAMTMPFARIGDFITSKVEGLASAGEKTFDSTLEQGYTNATNAPLVAPPPAAGAAPAAAAAPAGGGLAGIVAAGGLAAAALGSSFAFIMTQVKSLTLVDLISAATLIAIVVMAPAGLLGWLKLRRRNLALLLEGSGWALNDRLMLTPELSSLVTRRPKLPSNARVDRMDMVRSALARQQQDDEAEGTSGWTKLAITLAVIFVLLWQIRIPLLTWFCHAGWLSQDTCLAVLPSQAEPAPAAAAAPAAAPAKAP, encoded by the coding sequence ATGGCTTCGCTCATCTATCGCCGCTACGGCGGCTCGCTCCAGGTCGACATCCCCTCCTTCGATGTGCTGGTGGAGGCCATCCGCATCCCTGAAACGCAGTGGATTGCCACGGCGTGCCCGTTGGAGGGCCTGAGCTGTGATCCTCGCCTGCTGACGTTGATGGACGCGGACGGCAATGGCCGCATCCGCGTGGCGGAGGTGCGCACGGCGGTGGACTGGGCCGCCAAACAGCTCAAGGACCGGCGCGGCGCGGACGCCTCCAGTGACGTGCTGGAGCTGGACGCGCTCAGCGAGGAGGCGAAGCCCCTGCGCGGCGCGGCGGAGATGATTCTCCGGACGCTGAAGGCGACGGACGCCGGGCGCATCTCCCTGGCGCAGGTTCGCGAGAGCGAGAAGGCCCTGCGAGAGGCCGGGCAGAACGGCGATGGCATCGTCGCGCCCGAGCACCTGCCCGAGCACCTGCGGCCCCTGGCCCAGGAGCTGATGGCCAGCTTTCCCGCGCTGACGAACCGGGCGGGCAAGGTGGGCGTGGACGCGACGCTGGTGGCACGCTTCCGCGAGGAGCGCGCGAAGCTGAGGGAGCACCGGGAGAAGCAGGGCGCGGCGTTCGTCTGGGGCGACGTCAGCCTGGACACGGCGAAGCGCGTGCGCGACGTGGCGCCGCTGCTGGATGCGTACTTCGTGCAGTGCCGGTTGGTGGCCGCGCAGCCCGAAGCGGCGGCGAGCCTGCGCCTGCGCGCGGAGCGGGTGGAGGGGGCGCTGGGTGACGTGGCGGCGCTGGGGAAGGCGGCGGGCGACCTGCCCATCGCGCCGCCGGATGCGTCGGGTGTGCTGGAGTGGGCCCGTCTCCTGCGCGGGCCCGCGTACGAGGTGCTGGATGCGTTCCGGACGGACGTCGCCACGCCGATGACGGGGGATTCGCAGCGACTGTCGGACTCGGCGTGGCGGGAGTTGGCGGCGAAGGCGGACGGCGTGCTGGCGTGGCAGGCACAGCTCGAGGCGAACCCGGTGCGCAAGCTGATGGACACGCTGCCGTCGGTTTCGGACGCGGACCTTGGTGCCCTGGACGCCGCGAGCGCGGCGGACCTCGCGCTCAAGCCCACGCTGGATGCAGTCAACGAGTTGGAGCGGTTGGTGCTCTACCAGCGCTGGCTGCTGCTGTTCGCGAACAACTTCATCAGCATGCCCAGCCTCTACATGCCCAAGCGGTTGGCGCTGGTGGAGAAGGGGACGCTCATCCTGGGCGGGCGCAAGTACACGCTGTCGGTGCTGGTGACGAACCGGGCCGCGCACTCCGCGCTCACCGCGCTGGGGACCACCTGCATCCTCTACGTCCAGGTGGCGCCGAAGGACGGGACGCCCGGGTATGAAGTGGCGGTGCCGGTGACGAGCGGCCGGAGCACGGAGCTCGCGGTGGGCAAGCGGGGCGTCTTCTACGACGTGGACGGCGTGGAGAGCGACGCCATCGTGACGCAGGTGGTGCGTCAGCCCGTGTCGCTGTGGGAGGCGATGACCATGCCCTTCGCGCGCATTGGTGACTTCATCACCAGTAAGGTGGAGGGCCTGGCCTCGGCGGGGGAGAAGACGTTCGATTCGACGCTGGAGCAGGGCTACACGAACGCGACGAACGCGCCGCTGGTGGCGCCTCCTCCGGCGGCGGGCGCGGCTCCCGCTGCCGCCGCGGCGCCCGCGGGAGGCGGGTTGGCGGGCATCGTGGCGGCGGGCGGCCTGGCGGCGGCGGCGCTGGGGTCGTCCTTCGCGTTCATCATGACGCAGGTGAAGTCGCTGACGCTGGTGGACCTCATCTCCGCGGCGACGCTGATTGCCATTGTCGTCATGGCCCCGGCGGGGCTCCTGGGCTGGCTGAAGCTGCGCCGGCGCAACCTGGCGCTGCTGTTGGAAGGCTCGGGCTGGGCGCTGAATGACCGTCTGATGCTGACGCCGGAGCTGTCCTCGCTGGTGACGCGCCGTCCGAAGCTGCCCTCGAACGCCCGGGTGGACCGCATGGACATGGTGCGCTCGGCGCTGGCTCGGCAGCAGCAGGACGACGAGGCGGAGGGCACGTCCGGGTGGACGAAGCTGGCCATCACGCTGGCGGTGATTTTCGTCCTGCTCTGGCAGATCCGGATTCCGCTGCTGACCTGGTTCTGCCACGCGGGCTGGTTGTCTCAGGACACTTGCCTGGCGGTGTTGCCGTCCCAGGCGGAACCGGCTCCGGCGGCGGCAGCGGCGCCTGCCGCGGCTCCAGCCAAGGCACCGTAG
- a CDS encoding tyrosine recombinase XerC: protein MTSLSPLLEKFRAHLEDEKGSSPHTVRNYLIDLVDFERYLVERMKLSLLSGTHAAIRGYLGTLSTDHAPASRARRLASIKSFYKYLVRQKLLPASPAKLVKSPKLPKTLPKVLPVEEVFAILDMPDLKTVLGLRDRAILELLYGGGLRISELCGLDMLDIDRSGRIVRVMGKGSKERLVPVNAQSIRALEAYLARRGELLATIRKDQAPDAMFLNFRGGRLTPRSIARHLDTYVLKCALTRKVSPHAMRHSFATHLLGGGADIRSIQELLGHSSLSTTQRYTQVTWEQLQQVYDSAHPRA from the coding sequence ATGACGAGCCTGTCGCCGCTGCTGGAGAAGTTCCGCGCCCACCTGGAGGACGAGAAGGGCTCGTCCCCGCACACGGTGCGCAACTACCTCATCGACCTGGTGGACTTCGAGCGCTACCTGGTGGAGCGAATGAAGTTGTCGCTCCTGTCGGGGACGCACGCGGCGATTCGTGGCTACCTGGGCACGTTGAGCACGGACCACGCCCCGGCGAGCCGGGCGCGGCGGTTGGCGAGCATCAAGTCGTTCTACAAGTACCTCGTTCGGCAGAAGCTGTTGCCCGCGAGCCCCGCGAAGCTGGTGAAGAGTCCGAAGCTGCCGAAGACGCTGCCCAAGGTGCTGCCGGTGGAGGAGGTCTTCGCCATCCTGGACATGCCCGACCTGAAGACGGTGCTCGGGCTGCGGGACAGGGCGATTCTCGAGCTGCTCTATGGCGGCGGCCTGCGTATCAGTGAGTTGTGCGGGTTGGACATGCTGGACATCGACCGGAGCGGGCGAATCGTCCGGGTGATGGGCAAGGGGAGCAAGGAGCGGCTCGTGCCCGTGAATGCGCAGTCCATCCGGGCGCTGGAGGCGTACCTCGCGAGGCGGGGAGAGCTGCTGGCCACGATTCGGAAGGACCAGGCGCCGGATGCGATGTTCCTCAACTTCCGGGGTGGACGCCTGACGCCGAGGAGCATCGCGCGGCACCTGGATACATACGTGCTGAAGTGCGCGCTGACGCGGAAGGTGAGCCCGCACGCCATGCGTCACTCCTTCGCCACGCACCTGCTGGGCGGCGGCGCGGACATCCGCAGCATCCAGGAGTTGCTGGGCCATTCGAGCCTGTCCACCACGCAGCGGTATACCCAGGTGACGTGGGAGCAGCTCCAGCAGGTCTACGACTCCGCGCATCCGCGGGCGTGA
- a CDS encoding SLC13 family permease, whose protein sequence is MTPPALITLGVLAVSLVLFVSDRVRLDIVALLALLSLLLFDIVPVEDALAGFSNPVVIMLVGLFVIGGAITETGLAGWLGQRLGHLAGEGEGRTIAVVMLATAALSAFMSSTGTVAILMPVVGTLALRRGIAPARIYLPFAFAAHLGSMLTLISTPPNLIVSGALRDAGHEPFRFFTFFPIGVVMLAAGMLFLIFVGKYLLPSAAQGQVAAQAVLSPEDFATEYGLGTMLHSLRVPRGSKLMGRTLGEANLRSAHAVNVVGISLAGAAHPVVPHRPFGANEVLVVQGHEDAVVATVEHWGLERLPSLQSLSLPPEESLAEVVIPRRSALVGRTLRQARFRDQFRATVLAIRRGTDAVVDASSPALKDFTLRRGDTLLVKGRKKHLRNLSEARRDLVLLAEPDPRTDRLADPRRAALTVVITLAMLTVMALGLLPNVVAVLLAAVAMVLTGCVRSSEVYRTVNWESVVLIAGMFPLATALERTGVTQLAVAGLERLFTGASPHAVLAVLAIVTSTLGLFISNTATAVLVAPVALRIAESMDLRPEPLLMAVAITASAAFATPIASPVNTLVMSPGGYRFADYARVGIPLQVLIVALAVLVVPWVLPF, encoded by the coding sequence GTGACCCCTCCTGCGCTCATCACCCTTGGCGTCCTCGCCGTCTCCCTGGTGCTCTTCGTGAGCGACCGGGTACGGCTGGACATCGTGGCGTTGCTCGCGCTGCTGTCGCTCCTCCTCTTCGACATCGTTCCTGTGGAGGATGCGCTCGCGGGTTTCAGCAACCCGGTGGTCATCATGCTCGTGGGGCTCTTCGTGATTGGCGGCGCCATCACGGAGACAGGGCTGGCGGGGTGGCTGGGACAGCGGCTGGGGCACCTCGCGGGGGAAGGGGAGGGGCGCACCATCGCCGTGGTGATGCTGGCCACCGCCGCGCTGTCTGCCTTCATGAGCTCCACGGGGACCGTGGCCATCCTGATGCCGGTGGTGGGGACGCTCGCCCTCCGGCGCGGAATCGCGCCCGCTCGCATCTACCTGCCCTTCGCGTTCGCCGCCCACCTGGGCAGCATGCTGACGCTTATCAGCACCCCGCCGAACCTCATCGTGAGTGGGGCGCTTCGGGATGCAGGCCATGAGCCGTTCCGCTTCTTCACCTTCTTCCCCATCGGTGTGGTGATGCTCGCCGCGGGCATGCTGTTCCTCATCTTCGTCGGCAAATACCTGCTGCCCTCGGCGGCGCAGGGGCAGGTCGCGGCGCAGGCCGTGCTGTCGCCCGAGGACTTCGCCACTGAGTACGGCCTGGGAACGATGCTTCATTCCCTCCGCGTTCCTCGTGGTTCGAAGCTCATGGGCCGGACGCTCGGCGAAGCCAACCTGCGCTCCGCGCACGCAGTGAACGTGGTGGGCATCTCATTGGCGGGCGCTGCGCATCCGGTGGTTCCGCACCGTCCCTTCGGAGCGAACGAAGTCCTGGTCGTCCAGGGCCATGAGGATGCAGTCGTCGCGACGGTGGAGCACTGGGGGTTGGAGCGGCTCCCGTCCTTGCAATCGCTGTCGCTGCCTCCCGAGGAGTCGCTCGCGGAGGTGGTGATTCCCCGCCGCTCGGCGCTGGTGGGCCGGACGCTCCGTCAGGCGCGCTTTCGCGACCAGTTCCGGGCCACGGTGCTCGCGATTCGCCGGGGCACGGACGCGGTGGTGGATGCCTCGTCTCCCGCACTCAAGGACTTCACGCTGCGGCGCGGCGACACCCTGCTCGTGAAGGGCCGCAAGAAGCACCTGCGCAACCTGTCCGAGGCCCGAAGGGACCTCGTTCTCCTCGCCGAACCCGACCCGCGCACCGACCGCCTCGCGGACCCGCGGCGGGCGGCGCTCACCGTCGTCATCACCCTGGCGATGTTGACGGTGATGGCCCTGGGCCTGCTGCCCAACGTGGTTGCTGTGCTGCTCGCGGCGGTGGCCATGGTGCTCACGGGTTGCGTGCGCTCCTCGGAAGTCTACCGCACGGTCAACTGGGAGAGCGTCGTGCTCATCGCCGGAATGTTCCCGCTGGCCACCGCGCTGGAGCGGACCGGCGTGACGCAACTGGCGGTGGCGGGCCTGGAGCGGCTCTTCACCGGCGCCAGCCCTCACGCCGTATTGGCGGTGCTCGCCATCGTGACGTCCACACTGGGCTTGTTCATCTCCAACACGGCCACCGCCGTCCTCGTGGCCCCGGTGGCCCTCCGCATCGCGGAGTCCATGGACCTCCGGCCCGAGCCGCTGTTGATGGCGGTGGCGATCACCGCGTCGGCGGCGTTCGCCACGCCCATCGCGTCGCCCGTGAACACGCTGGTCATGAGCCCTGGGGGCTACCGGTTCGCCGACTATGCCCGGGTGGGCATCCCGCTCCAGGTGCTCATCGTCGCGCTGGCGGTGCTGGTAGTGCCGTGGGTGCTTCCTTTTTGA
- the hslV gene encoding ATP-dependent protease subunit HslV, whose amino-acid sequence MFHGTTILCVRRDGKVAIASDGQVSLEKTVMKNTAKKVRRLGEGQVLAGFAGSTADAFTLFERFEAKLKEHQKNMARACVELGKDWRTDRFLRRLEALLIVADKEKTFILSGAGDVIEPDYGIAAVGSGGPYAFAAARALMAHTQMSARDVVHQSLTIAGEIDIYTNANISIEEL is encoded by the coding sequence ATGTTCCACGGCACCACCATTCTTTGCGTGCGGCGCGACGGGAAGGTCGCCATCGCCAGCGACGGCCAGGTCTCCCTCGAAAAGACCGTGATGAAGAACACGGCGAAGAAGGTCCGCCGGCTGGGCGAAGGCCAGGTGCTCGCCGGCTTCGCTGGCAGCACCGCGGACGCCTTCACGCTCTTCGAGCGCTTCGAGGCCAAGCTCAAGGAGCACCAGAAGAACATGGCCCGCGCCTGCGTGGAGCTGGGCAAGGACTGGCGCACCGACCGCTTCCTCCGCCGGCTGGAAGCGCTCCTCATCGTCGCCGACAAGGAGAAGACGTTCATCCTCTCCGGCGCGGGTGACGTGATTGAACCCGACTACGGCATCGCCGCCGTGGGCAGTGGTGGCCCCTACGCGTTCGCCGCCGCGCGCGCCCTCATGGCGCACACGCAGATGTCTGCTCGCGACGTGGTGCACCAGTCGCTCACCATCGCGGGTGAAATCGACATCTACACCAACGCCAACATCTCCATCGAAGAGCTCTAG